A genomic stretch from Sulfobacillus thermosulfidooxidans includes:
- a CDS encoding patatin-like phospholipase family protein — translation MRAVVFGGGGILGVAAIGILQALEEMHVRPDVIVGTSSGAIIGALYALGWSAQDLRDLALQVRRKDMIWNWRRMGRTLLTRHTLAESILDPEPFWSKLRQYVGDQTFADVKIPLYVVTTSLTHRTSVVFGSTIPPGFHELPHVLWVDGQEQEIFSVIRASSAIPGFFPPERIADMILVDGGMTDDFPLDVAQAAGASHALGLWIDEPVRWQVPSPRPHLLQVLNESVAATIHHMTVLKKNTVTIPYILIRLEMDHHADMARIPQIIRTGYEQTIARQNEILAAFD, via the coding sequence ATGCGGGCTGTGGTATTTGGAGGCGGAGGGATTCTCGGAGTTGCGGCTATCGGGATTTTACAAGCATTAGAAGAGATGCACGTACGTCCCGATGTCATCGTCGGCACCTCATCGGGTGCGATTATTGGCGCCTTATATGCCTTGGGTTGGAGTGCTCAAGACTTACGTGATTTGGCTCTGCAAGTTCGGCGTAAAGATATGATTTGGAATTGGCGGCGCATGGGCCGGACATTATTAACCCGCCATACGTTAGCCGAATCGATTTTGGATCCGGAACCTTTTTGGAGCAAATTGCGACAATACGTGGGCGACCAAACATTTGCTGATGTAAAAATTCCTCTCTACGTTGTCACCACGTCACTGACACACCGGACAAGTGTGGTTTTTGGATCGACCATACCCCCGGGTTTTCACGAACTGCCCCATGTGTTATGGGTCGATGGTCAAGAACAAGAAATTTTTTCTGTGATTCGTGCGTCTTCTGCTATTCCTGGCTTCTTTCCACCCGAGCGTATTGCCGATATGATATTAGTAGACGGGGGCATGACCGATGACTTTCCGTTGGATGTGGCGCAAGCGGCAGGCGCGAGTCATGCCTTGGGACTTTGGATTGATGAACCCGTACGCTGGCAAGTGCCTAGTCCCAGGCCCCATCTTTTGCAGGTGTTGAACGAAAGTGTGGCCGCTACAATCCATCATATGACGGTCTTGAAGAAGAATACCGTGACAATCCCTTACATCTTGATTCGGCTGGAAATGGATCACCATGCCGATATGGCGCGGATTCCTCAAATTATTCGTACAGGCTATGAACAAACCATTGCACGGCAGAATGAAATCTTAGCAGCATTTGATTGA
- a CDS encoding YhgE/Pip domain-containing protein, with translation MRSPLLHTTKGWLALAAVAVVPLLYSGSYLSAFWNPYGHLNDLPLAIVNEDHGYHGQHEGQKFIDSLPKNWHTKILSASQMNHAKNLLQSGKVDMIITIPPDYTRDLLRDKAPTLNYAVDPGTNYLTGILMTREADSITQDVTSQIQTNIAHQEEHAMNGLQQGAVKLHAGTQALVQHVPGLIQGGQAINQGVTQLTTASQKLAQGTHAVYTGFAQLSQGMNQLAIQSGLFSQNMDDVAQHTHQLSTGLMQEQQGLDTFLGSFNQLAQGSTTLANDATKLSQGASRLPQVLNQQQMLIAKAQNLAEEAQHNPADLSELEGILNQLSASSSQITQLSTTLATQNSQLSQGLNTLSSQSQQLSDASNTLKQSAATLTQGAASLSTATTRLAQGAHTLDQANQKLGSGSQQLQSSLSQLAQGSTFMNHSLASLGSHLNQYTHAVNQFTSPLPSISHNLSKLAQGLEQTQKPLNWASQPISAHITNIGGAGNYGTGLSPYFLALSLWVGALVVTVLVPGGDKKGLGTRQWVSLGLAFAQIVILTTGILWLLPLNPQYTLTFWGIMTLVGLTWWAVMRLLVEKFGDGGRLFAIVLLVIQLSGSAGTYPIQLSPHFFAVIHPYLPMTWAIHVMRYALSGSYRTVLMPDIIRLTLTFLVAWIIVRFVPGRLAFDAPPLASPESLDAQQPSPSTSLSL, from the coding sequence TTGCGTTCGCCATTATTACACACGACGAAAGGATGGCTTGCTTTAGCCGCCGTCGCTGTCGTTCCCTTACTATATAGCGGCTCTTACCTCAGTGCATTCTGGAATCCCTATGGTCATCTCAATGATCTCCCCTTAGCTATCGTCAACGAAGACCATGGCTATCATGGACAGCATGAAGGACAAAAATTCATTGACAGTCTGCCTAAAAATTGGCATACCAAAATCCTATCGGCCTCTCAGATGAACCATGCGAAAAATCTGTTGCAATCTGGCAAAGTCGATATGATCATCACGATTCCCCCCGATTATACTCGGGACCTGTTAAGAGATAAGGCTCCGACCTTGAACTATGCGGTTGATCCTGGTACCAACTATCTCACCGGCATTTTAATGACCCGAGAAGCTGATTCCATTACGCAAGATGTCACGAGCCAAATTCAAACGAACATTGCTCATCAAGAAGAACACGCGATGAACGGTTTACAACAGGGGGCTGTCAAACTCCATGCTGGCACTCAGGCATTAGTCCAGCATGTGCCAGGACTCATTCAAGGAGGGCAAGCCATAAATCAGGGGGTGACCCAACTCACCACAGCCAGCCAGAAACTGGCACAAGGCACCCATGCCGTCTATACCGGATTCGCCCAATTGTCCCAAGGTATGAATCAGTTAGCAATTCAGTCGGGCCTGTTTAGCCAAAATATGGATGATGTTGCTCAACACACTCATCAATTAAGTACAGGATTGATGCAAGAGCAACAAGGTCTCGATACATTTCTTGGTTCGTTTAACCAACTTGCCCAAGGCAGCACAACATTGGCGAATGATGCCACTAAGTTATCCCAAGGCGCCTCTCGTTTACCCCAAGTGCTCAATCAACAACAAATGTTGATTGCCAAAGCCCAGAATTTAGCCGAAGAAGCCCAACACAATCCTGCCGACCTCAGCGAATTGGAGGGTATATTAAATCAATTAAGTGCCTCTTCGTCCCAAATCACCCAGTTATCCACGACGTTAGCAACACAAAACAGCCAGTTAAGCCAAGGACTCAACACATTGTCCAGTCAATCTCAACAACTCTCTGACGCTAGCAATACCCTCAAGCAAAGCGCCGCGACACTCACGCAAGGGGCGGCTTCGTTAAGCACGGCGACAACTCGGTTGGCTCAAGGTGCTCACACCCTAGACCAGGCCAATCAAAAATTAGGTTCGGGCAGCCAACAACTACAAAGCTCCTTATCCCAGTTGGCCCAGGGATCGACGTTCATGAATCACTCGTTAGCATCTTTGGGATCACATCTCAATCAATACACACACGCTGTGAACCAATTTACGAGCCCACTACCATCGATTAGCCATAACTTATCGAAATTAGCGCAGGGCTTAGAGCAAACACAAAAGCCTCTAAATTGGGCCAGTCAACCGATTTCAGCTCACATCACCAATATTGGCGGGGCAGGGAATTATGGCACGGGTTTATCTCCCTACTTCCTGGCATTATCTTTATGGGTGGGAGCATTGGTGGTTACCGTATTAGTACCTGGTGGCGACAAAAAGGGCCTTGGGACACGTCAATGGGTTTCACTCGGGCTAGCCTTCGCTCAGATTGTCATTTTGACCACGGGCATTTTATGGCTATTGCCGTTAAATCCCCAATACACTCTGACCTTTTGGGGCATCATGACCCTCGTGGGTTTGACCTGGTGGGCCGTTATGCGCCTTCTCGTGGAAAAATTCGGAGATGGGGGACGCTTATTTGCAATTGTTTTACTGGTCATCCAACTCTCGGGTTCTGCCGGCACATATCCTATCCAATTATCACCACATTTTTTTGCCGTCATTCACCCGTATTTACCAATGACTTGGGCCATTCATGTCATGCGCTATGCCTTATCCGGAAGTTACCGCACTGTCCTTATGCCTGATATTATCCGACTCACACTGACCTTTCTTGTGGCATGGATTATTGTGCGATTTGTGCCAGGACGTCTTGCTTTTGATGCTCCACCTTTGGCATCGCCAGAAAGTCTTGATGCCCAACAACCATCCCCCTCTACCTCGTTATCACTGTAA
- a CDS encoding EAL domain-containing protein: MMPTALPNIAQWIQDSRLYLVFQPLVSLSSGHVMGYEVLTRPLDEHNQLIAVEPFFQQAATQGLAVDIDRIIIRKIQEFIQVHDVLTPLFVNLHPDSLIDSEINELIQSCPSGSLIIEITERGNWVGHVVNQVVERFRHQGGTIALDDFGTGYSGLEKLVAVRPNFVKLDRSLIAQCHMYPIKRNLIASVSHMARFLGFQLIAEGIETHEELLTCIDLGVEIGQGFYFAKPVTWEQIMSPSQEIITAIQQRQQDILESSSLTLSGLDPFRTHWALMMEHLAETDLTPKEQMMTMMATAFKILQPTAMTVLRATDEGLLPIFSLGHSYQDVIPWDSPSLAIKAFQQNSPVILQKKTDVPESMHGPIMHVLSFPESVALFPIGKPTWGVLGADYMGPYKWSDGRLQILKGLAYLMSLLLPKPY, encoded by the coding sequence ATGATGCCAACAGCACTACCTAATATCGCTCAATGGATTCAAGATTCACGGTTATATCTTGTATTTCAGCCGCTGGTATCACTTTCTAGCGGTCATGTCATGGGTTATGAAGTGTTGACCCGCCCTCTTGATGAACACAACCAGCTCATTGCTGTTGAACCGTTCTTTCAGCAAGCCGCTACCCAGGGTTTAGCCGTAGATATTGACCGCATCATTATCCGCAAGATTCAAGAATTCATCCAAGTCCACGACGTACTCACCCCTTTATTCGTTAATCTTCATCCAGATTCTCTGATAGATTCTGAGATTAATGAACTCATCCAATCTTGTCCGAGTGGGTCCCTAATCATTGAAATTACGGAGCGTGGAAATTGGGTAGGGCACGTTGTCAATCAGGTTGTGGAACGTTTTCGCCACCAAGGCGGCACCATTGCACTGGATGATTTCGGCACCGGCTACTCGGGCTTAGAAAAACTGGTGGCGGTCCGGCCTAACTTTGTCAAATTGGACCGCTCTCTGATTGCCCAGTGTCACATGTATCCCATTAAACGGAATTTAATCGCGTCTGTCAGTCATATGGCCCGATTCTTAGGATTTCAACTTATTGCAGAAGGCATAGAGACGCATGAAGAACTATTAACTTGCATTGATCTCGGCGTTGAAATTGGCCAAGGATTTTATTTTGCTAAGCCTGTCACGTGGGAGCAGATTATGTCCCCATCCCAAGAAATCATCACAGCCATTCAACAACGTCAACAAGACATTCTCGAATCTTCCAGTCTGACCTTAAGTGGGTTGGATCCTTTCCGTACCCATTGGGCGCTCATGATGGAACACTTGGCAGAAACTGACTTAACGCCCAAAGAACAAATGATGACCATGATGGCTACCGCCTTTAAAATCTTGCAGCCGACGGCCATGACCGTTTTACGTGCTACGGATGAAGGTCTTTTGCCAATATTCAGTTTGGGACATTCCTATCAAGACGTTATTCCCTGGGACTCTCCGTCTTTAGCGATTAAAGCTTTTCAACAAAATAGTCCCGTTATCTTACAAAAGAAAACCGATGTCCCTGAAAGTATGCATGGGCCGATTATGCATGTTCTCAGTTTTCCGGAATCTGTGGCATTGTTTCCCATCGGAAAACCTACTTGGGGTGTGCTCGGCGCGGATTATATGGGACCCTATAAATGGAGTGATGGAAGACTACAAATTCTCAAGGGCTTAGCATATTTGATGAGTTTGTTACTCCCTAAACCCTATTGA
- a CDS encoding mismatch-specific DNA-glycosylase, producing MVPDIIAQGLDVLFVGYNPGVASESQCHHFAGPGNLFWALLVDSQLTPYRLRPENDRELLLFRLGITNMVERMTPSSTDLSLREMRLGAQTLEAKIRQFQPKMVCFLGKDIYRAFMGYKRSIPVSWGYVVGNNMDGPGFFVAPNPSRRSTIPYGLRLYYFRSLANIVRYGAHPHIMP from the coding sequence ATGGTACCCGATATTATTGCTCAAGGTCTTGATGTGCTATTTGTCGGCTATAATCCCGGAGTGGCCTCAGAGAGTCAGTGCCATCATTTTGCGGGCCCGGGTAACTTGTTTTGGGCGTTGTTAGTGGATAGCCAACTTACTCCTTATCGCTTGCGCCCGGAGAATGATCGTGAATTATTGTTATTTCGCCTCGGAATAACCAATATGGTGGAGCGAATGACACCATCTTCTACCGATTTGTCTTTACGGGAAATGAGACTCGGGGCCCAGACGCTGGAAGCGAAAATTCGCCAATTTCAACCCAAGATGGTCTGCTTTTTAGGAAAAGATATTTACCGGGCCTTTATGGGCTATAAGCGTTCAATACCTGTGTCTTGGGGCTATGTTGTGGGCAACAATATGGACGGGCCGGGATTTTTTGTGGCTCCCAACCCGTCACGCCGATCGACGATTCCTTATGGATTACGCCTATATTACTTTCGCTCTTTAGCCAATATCGTTAGGTACGGGGCGCATCCCCATATAATGCCGTGA
- a CDS encoding macro domain-containing protein encodes MTLTRHNISKKFVLCAPDSKMVAAWHKYFDSDDRFEINQSTVLRSDVDAWSTASDSHMGMGGGLDRAIAQRLPGIDRIARKFIAELYHGFMPVGQAAVIPSGYSLPQWLILVPTMPYPTVLESEEPIYLATMAFLNVVYKHPSILRVSVPAYGTGVGRVPPDKAAAAMYQAVVTYDQQVHRD; translated from the coding sequence ATGACCTTAACCCGCCATAATATCTCCAAAAAATTTGTGCTGTGTGCGCCCGATTCGAAAATGGTGGCGGCTTGGCATAAATATTTTGATTCGGATGATCGGTTTGAAATTAATCAGTCAACTGTTTTGCGCTCCGATGTCGACGCCTGGTCGACGGCATCGGATAGTCATATGGGGATGGGTGGCGGACTTGATAGAGCAATCGCCCAACGCTTGCCAGGTATCGACCGGATCGCCCGCAAATTTATCGCGGAGCTGTATCATGGGTTTATGCCCGTCGGTCAAGCGGCTGTCATCCCTAGTGGCTACAGCCTGCCTCAATGGCTGATTTTAGTGCCAACCATGCCGTATCCTACTGTACTGGAATCCGAAGAACCCATTTATCTCGCAACGATGGCGTTCCTCAACGTAGTCTACAAACATCCCAGTATTCTTCGTGTCAGTGTTCCCGCATACGGCACTGGGGTGGGACGCGTCCCTCCAGATAAGGCAGCTGCCGCAATGTACCAAGCTGTGGTAACCTATGATCAACAAGTTCACCGTGATTGA
- a CDS encoding GGDEF domain-containing protein, whose protein sequence is MEDRDLQFALTTLIRESRHWASVHRGLELFYRARDLLKEYYQVDSGYFVYKKTAGWGTKSEQQFRVYAPWGVLPGCEKTLQEEVDRQLLMSPNPLQHVTENWVSLAEVPLSVQKRWQTWGVQTGGSWLLYIGKDPVGLMVLRRRILRTDDGLLMSLVARQVSLVMELLRYRRAAEEVSQQDPLTGVLNRRGAMMRIETLVRVRQAHASWVFVIFDVNNFKEINDRQGHPQGDKVLKNVAKILSLGLREGDICGRWGGDEFVVLLNSCGAQAPEIVARLKNKVAETLRNVSVSAGWAIWGVDGTSLDEVYHVADRRLYQDKKTSS, encoded by the coding sequence ATGGAAGATCGCGATCTTCAATTTGCGTTGACGACATTGATTCGCGAATCCCGTCACTGGGCATCGGTTCATCGCGGATTGGAATTATTTTACCGGGCCAGAGATTTGCTGAAGGAGTACTACCAGGTTGATAGCGGCTATTTTGTTTACAAGAAAACGGCAGGATGGGGAACCAAAAGCGAGCAACAATTTCGTGTCTATGCACCATGGGGAGTGCTGCCGGGCTGTGAAAAAACCCTGCAGGAAGAAGTCGACAGGCAGCTTCTTATGAGTCCCAATCCTTTGCAGCACGTCACAGAAAACTGGGTAAGTCTTGCAGAAGTGCCTTTGTCTGTACAAAAAAGATGGCAAACTTGGGGCGTCCAAACAGGGGGATCGTGGCTGCTTTACATTGGCAAAGACCCCGTCGGCCTCATGGTACTGCGCCGGCGCATTCTTAGAACCGATGATGGATTACTAATGAGTTTAGTTGCACGGCAAGTGTCCTTAGTGATGGAATTATTGCGGTACCGCCGTGCAGCAGAAGAAGTCAGCCAACAAGATCCGCTGACCGGCGTTCTTAATCGCCGTGGCGCTATGATGCGCATCGAGACTCTCGTGCGGGTGCGTCAAGCTCATGCATCTTGGGTTTTCGTTATTTTTGACGTCAACAATTTTAAAGAGATTAACGATCGGCAAGGTCATCCACAAGGCGATAAGGTTTTGAAGAACGTTGCAAAGATACTCTCATTAGGCTTACGTGAAGGCGATATTTGTGGGCGCTGGGGTGGGGACGAGTTCGTGGTTCTGTTAAACAGTTGTGGGGCCCAAGCACCCGAAATTGTTGCCCGGCTTAAAAACAAAGTGGCGGAGACACTGCGCAATGTGTCGGTGAGTGCAGGATGGGCCATTTGGGGTGTAGATGGGACGAGCCTCGATGAAGTTTATCATGTGGCTGATCGCCGGTTATATCAAGATAAAAAGACATCTTCTTGA
- a CDS encoding sodium:solute symporter family protein translates to METVIVSAAVAVILLTILGMVTGAKESQASLAGWLVHRRNMGPWLIWFLLGTEIYTAFTFQGLAGYAYVKGGPVFYNVALNDVAYALGFMILPLIWILGRRFRYVTQADFVAGRYQSKTLGSFVALTTAMIMIAYIDLNITGLGAIFHVISHSRLSVSVSDILGFFILALAVYIGGIRGNAWQSVVKDIFMIVALGTLFIVFPYKDFHGFEPMFKAFGTQLGQVMTLPGNTHNAGLLWLVTTVIMTGLGQWMWPQWFGVAYTAKSPRALKIQAVFMPLYQLVKVAVIIIGFGALIVLGRHQNGNDVVLILARRLFSTPFFSFFVIAAIYAALVPAGPIIMTSASLIAKNVWGDLTFRTEQQIYRLTKLLVFPLTALALFLALATPSLLVAILLVAYDIIAQLFPAIVIGGLFWRGATKYGAFWGMIVGWVIDGSLLLSHHSIIWGMNAGFIALVLNTIVFWLISRLTYHPQEADIQHFTALYGDAPRT, encoded by the coding sequence ATGGAGACTGTCATTGTTAGCGCCGCCGTGGCAGTCATTCTGCTAACCATTCTCGGCATGGTGACAGGCGCCAAAGAGTCACAAGCGTCCTTAGCAGGTTGGCTGGTTCATCGCCGTAATATGGGGCCATGGTTGATTTGGTTTTTACTGGGCACCGAAATTTACACCGCCTTTACCTTCCAGGGACTTGCCGGCTACGCTTACGTCAAAGGAGGACCCGTCTTTTACAATGTTGCGCTGAATGATGTGGCCTACGCCTTGGGATTTATGATTTTGCCTTTAATTTGGATTTTAGGCCGCAGGTTTCGGTACGTGACCCAGGCCGACTTCGTCGCCGGCCGTTACCAGTCCAAGACTCTAGGCAGCTTTGTGGCCTTGACCACAGCCATGATTATGATCGCGTATATTGACTTAAATATTACGGGTCTAGGCGCGATTTTTCATGTGATTAGCCATTCCCGCCTGTCGGTGAGTGTATCTGACATCTTAGGATTTTTCATTTTAGCTCTCGCCGTCTATATTGGCGGCATTCGCGGTAATGCCTGGCAGTCGGTGGTTAAAGACATTTTCATGATTGTGGCGTTAGGTACGCTCTTTATTGTCTTTCCCTATAAAGACTTTCATGGATTTGAGCCCATGTTTAAAGCGTTTGGAACACAATTAGGCCAGGTCATGACATTACCGGGAAACACCCATAACGCCGGACTCTTGTGGCTCGTGACCACGGTGATAATGACCGGTTTGGGACAATGGATGTGGCCCCAATGGTTTGGTGTGGCATATACCGCCAAAAGTCCTCGAGCGTTAAAGATTCAAGCCGTCTTTATGCCCTTATACCAACTCGTTAAGGTTGCCGTCATTATTATCGGGTTTGGAGCCTTGATTGTGTTAGGTCGTCATCAAAATGGCAATGATGTCGTCCTGATCCTAGCTCGTCGTCTGTTCTCCACTCCGTTTTTTTCCTTCTTTGTAATCGCCGCCATATATGCGGCCTTAGTTCCGGCTGGGCCCATTATCATGACCTCTGCCTCGCTCATCGCTAAAAACGTATGGGGTGATTTGACCTTTCGCACGGAACAGCAAATCTATCGCCTAACCAAACTGCTCGTATTTCCGCTCACAGCATTGGCGTTGTTTTTGGCTTTAGCCACCCCATCTTTATTAGTGGCTATTTTATTGGTGGCTTATGACATTATCGCACAACTCTTTCCGGCCATAGTTATTGGAGGTTTATTCTGGCGTGGCGCCACGAAGTATGGGGCATTTTGGGGCATGATTGTGGGATGGGTTATTGACGGCTCGTTATTGCTTTCCCATCACAGCATCATCTGGGGTATGAATGCCGGTTTTATTGCATTAGTTCTGAACACCATTGTCTTTTGGTTGATAAGCCGTTTGACCTACCATCCCCAGGAAGCTGATATCCAACATTTCACGGCATTATATGGGGATGCGCCCCGTACCTAA
- a CDS encoding peroxiredoxin translates to MVGQLAPDFTLEGTNGPVHLSDLRGQVVVLYFYPRDNTPGCTTEACDFRDMIHEFTQVNAIVLGVSTDSLTSHEKFTAKYQLPFNLLSDPNAEVANLYGVYKQKNMYGKISYGIERSTFIIDQDGIIRYVFRKVKVPGHVEQVKELVNNLTRE, encoded by the coding sequence ATGGTAGGCCAATTGGCTCCCGATTTCACATTAGAAGGTACGAATGGTCCAGTGCATTTGTCAGACCTCCGTGGACAAGTGGTGGTGTTGTATTTCTATCCGCGGGATAACACGCCAGGATGCACGACCGAAGCCTGTGATTTTCGTGACATGATTCACGAATTTACGCAAGTGAACGCTATCGTGCTTGGCGTCAGCACGGATTCTTTGACGAGCCATGAAAAATTTACGGCCAAATATCAACTCCCCTTTAACTTGTTGTCGGATCCCAATGCTGAAGTCGCGAATCTTTATGGGGTCTATAAGCAAAAGAACATGTATGGAAAAATTTCTTATGGCATTGAGCGTTCGACCTTTATCATTGACCAAGACGGGATTATCCGCTATGTCTTTCGCAAGGTGAAAGTGCCAGGACATGTGGAGCAAGTGAAAGAGTTGGTGAATAATTTAACGCGTGAGTAA
- a CDS encoding M24 family metallopeptidase: MHRLARAKERLGKENAVMFLSPGDDFRYLLSWSPLADERLTFLGVSGDEVALVIASVNAQEAREHVAAAISVYAFTDQEGPEATLQRVFGEIASRAQTVYISDDARFDHVEQLRHALQLNKPLRTASQLMAPWRMAKDPDEIEKLKACQAINDQAMLAGLAAIRVGMTEMELQDIIRRAFMANGADRDAFIIVAAGSHSALPHHTPDQTVIAEGPVLLDIGCFKDGYASDMTRVAYVGTPSEDFVHVHRIVNQAVEAGIAKARAFAEAQSIDHAARRIIEDAGYGTYFVHRLGHGIGLSVHEPPSIMAGNPIKVPLYSAFSIEPGIYLPKRFGVRLEEVVIAYSDHAEVLSAVPRDIYQVKR, encoded by the coding sequence ATGCATCGATTGGCCAGGGCTAAAGAGCGCCTCGGCAAAGAGAATGCCGTGATGTTCTTATCTCCCGGCGATGACTTTCGTTATCTCTTGTCATGGTCTCCGTTAGCGGATGAACGCTTAACATTTCTCGGGGTATCCGGAGATGAGGTGGCTTTAGTCATCGCGTCGGTGAACGCACAAGAGGCACGGGAACATGTGGCAGCGGCTATTTCGGTATATGCGTTTACAGACCAGGAAGGGCCTGAAGCCACATTGCAGAGGGTTTTTGGTGAGATTGCCTCGAGGGCACAAACCGTTTATATTTCCGATGATGCCCGCTTTGACCATGTGGAGCAATTAAGGCATGCCCTGCAGTTGAATAAGCCGTTGCGGACCGCCTCTCAACTGATGGCTCCTTGGCGTATGGCGAAAGACCCGGATGAAATCGAAAAGTTAAAAGCGTGTCAAGCGATTAATGATCAAGCGATGTTAGCCGGGTTGGCGGCCATCCGCGTGGGTATGACGGAGATGGAATTGCAAGATATTATTCGCCGGGCGTTTATGGCTAATGGTGCCGATCGTGATGCCTTTATTATCGTGGCTGCTGGTTCTCATAGCGCTCTGCCTCATCACACTCCCGATCAAACGGTGATAGCAGAAGGACCGGTTTTGCTGGATATCGGATGTTTTAAGGATGGATATGCGTCAGATATGACCCGGGTAGCTTATGTCGGCACGCCCTCAGAGGATTTTGTTCATGTTCACCGTATTGTGAATCAAGCCGTAGAAGCTGGAATTGCGAAGGCTCGTGCCTTTGCCGAAGCCCAAAGTATTGATCATGCGGCTAGGCGTATTATTGAAGATGCGGGCTACGGAACATATTTTGTGCACCGGTTAGGACACGGCATTGGGTTGTCTGTCCACGAACCGCCTTCGATTATGGCAGGCAATCCGATTAAGGTGCCGCTTTACTCGGCATTCTCCATTGAACCGGGCATTTATTTGCCCAAACGGTTTGGAGTGCGTTTGGAAGAAGTTGTCATTGCATATTCCGATCATGCCGAGGTCTTATCCGCTGTTCCACGTGATATTTACCAGGTGAAAAGATAA
- the nth gene encoding endonuclease III, giving the protein MSNLPDSRIQVDTILRIFSELYPNPTTELIHDGPWQLLVATMLSAQCTDKRVNMITPRIFSRFPAPEDLAKASLTEVEGLIKDCGLFHNKARNLIATAKRIAQEYGGQVPPDREALMTLPGVGRKTANVVLANCFGVDAIAVDTHVFRLAHRLGWSQAKDVQGTEEDLMRTIPQNQWAKAHHWLIFHGRRICSAKHPDCERCPIQSLCPQIGVSQGKKESG; this is encoded by the coding sequence GTGAGTAATTTGCCCGATTCCAGAATACAGGTCGATACGATCTTACGGATCTTTTCTGAACTTTATCCGAATCCCACGACGGAATTGATCCATGATGGACCGTGGCAACTTCTTGTTGCCACCATGTTGTCGGCGCAATGTACTGATAAGCGGGTCAATATGATTACTCCTCGCATTTTTTCCCGTTTTCCTGCTCCAGAGGATTTGGCCAAGGCGAGTCTCACAGAAGTCGAAGGGCTCATTAAAGATTGCGGGCTTTTTCATAATAAAGCCCGCAATCTCATCGCCACAGCAAAACGGATTGCACAGGAATATGGCGGCCAGGTTCCGCCGGACCGTGAGGCATTAATGACCTTGCCGGGGGTGGGGCGAAAAACTGCGAATGTCGTTTTAGCGAACTGTTTTGGCGTTGATGCTATTGCGGTGGATACCCATGTATTTCGTTTAGCTCACCGTTTAGGGTGGTCTCAAGCTAAAGATGTTCAGGGAACCGAAGAAGATTTGATGCGGACCATCCCGCAGAACCAATGGGCTAAAGCCCACCATTGGTTGATATTTCATGGACGGCGCATTTGTTCAGCGAAACATCCGGATTGTGAGAGGTGTCCTATTCAAAGCCTATGTCCCCAAATCGGGGTTTCTCAGGGGAAAAAGGAGTCGGGTTGA
- a CDS encoding TetR/AcrR family transcriptional regulator produces the protein MAKPNARDAILSAALQEFADMGYDRATVDSIAQRSHVAKGSVYYHFASKEAMWIALFESRAQRLRQITESSLKEDGSLETMLCRWIDFFWDEKDFLGLFLSEAWRDHEREKLVGEFLDQLLEPVAAFIPEPYRHKEWLAYALFGAIAVPTLHALKSGSQDKDSLYQIAQVIVARFT, from the coding sequence ATGGCCAAACCCAATGCACGCGATGCCATTTTATCTGCGGCCTTGCAGGAATTTGCTGACATGGGCTATGACCGTGCCACTGTCGATAGTATTGCTCAGCGATCTCATGTCGCCAAAGGCTCCGTTTATTATCATTTTGCCTCGAAAGAAGCTATGTGGATCGCGCTATTCGAATCTCGTGCCCAGCGCCTAAGACAAATTACGGAATCGTCTCTAAAGGAAGATGGCTCATTGGAAACGATGCTGTGTCGCTGGATTGACTTTTTTTGGGATGAAAAAGATTTTCTTGGTCTATTTTTGAGCGAAGCGTGGCGGGACCACGAACGGGAAAAATTAGTCGGGGAATTCCTTGACCAATTACTCGAACCCGTTGCTGCCTTTATTCCCGAACCCTATCGCCATAAGGAATGGCTCGCCTATGCATTGTTTGGTGCAATTGCCGTACCGACCTTACATGCTCTAAAAAGCGGTTCGCAAGACAAAGACAGCCTGTATCAAATTGCCCAGGTGATTGTGGCACGGTTCACTTGA